One Onychostoma macrolepis isolate SWU-2019 chromosome 15, ASM1243209v1, whole genome shotgun sequence DNA segment encodes these proteins:
- the aplp1 gene encoding LOW QUALITY PROTEIN: amyloid beta precursor like protein 1 (The sequence of the model RefSeq protein was modified relative to this genomic sequence to represent the inferred CDS: inserted 2 bases in 1 codon), which translates to MGQKTPLILMILLSYCVWRDEALAMTEVNGPVSPHVAEPQIAMFCGRQLLHMDTESGQWEPDPQGRQGCFTQPSKILSYCQEMYPGLQISHVEEASSPATIPGWCKKGRGHCQTRSFIVVPYRCLVGEYVSEALLVPDRCRFLHQEQMDSCESYVYWHNIAKEACTADSLELHSYGMLLPCGDRFRGVEYVCCPGRTGSSGRGEMETTDTVQGETTPFVSMAGEKVVTSVKTMPPTPSPSPETDIEEDDMEEEEEEVVEEEAEEEEEEEEEGNDEEVAEVEEAEEEEAATTVKDQEDYEYPIDSHFQGQDYMDNFYYDKNLQTAKASTQPQTRMDNLPTPRPTDGVDVYFEMPGDDSEHANFLRAKLDLEERRMKRINEIMKEWAEADNQSKNLPKSDRQALNEHFQSVLQTLEEQVAGERQRLVETHLARVVATLNNNRRLALESYLSAVQSDPPQPDRVLQALKRYMAAEQKDRRHTLRHYQHIESADPQKAEQMKFQVYTHLHVIEERMNQSLALLYKVPGLAEKLHDEIQELVRTERGDISELMTTSFSETRTTEELLPAESEEERDDEEEEDRAFQNRPYPPRIDPQPNEKKVSSVDEYDYTTSXRGPTYEYEEKINTSVELKQVVYKSPGIQRDELQPDVLETFNRGAMVGLLVVAVAIAMVMVISLLLVRRKPYGTISHGIVEQVDPMLTPEERQLNKMQNHGYENPTYKFFEQMN; encoded by the exons gcTCTGGCCATGACAGAGGTGAATGGACCAGTTAGTCCTCATGTGGCAGAACCTCAGATTGCCATGTTTTGTGGTCGTCAGCTTCTACACATGGACACTGAGAGTGGACAGTGGGAACCAGATCCTCAGGGGCGACAGGGATGCTTCACCCAGCCCAGCAAGATCCTGTCATACTGCCAGGAG ATGTATCCAGGACTGCAGATTTCCCATGTGGAAGAGGCCTCATCTCCAGCGACTATCCCGGGCTGGTGTAAGAAGGGCCGGGGTCACTGTCAGACCCGCTCTTTCATCGTCGTGCCCTACCGTTGTCTGG tGGGTGAGTATGTCAGCGAGGCACTCTTGGTTCCGGATCGTTGCCGTTTCTTACACCAGGAGCAGATGGATTCTTGTGAGAGTTACGTGTACTGGCACAACATCGCCAAAGAG GCCTGCACAGCTGACAGTCTGGAGCTGCATAGTTATGGGATGTTGTTGCCGTGCGGTGACCGTTTCCGTGGGGTGGAGTATGTCTGTTGCCCTGGCAGGACAGGATCGAGTGGACGAGGAGAGATGGAGACTACAGATACTGTACAAGGAGAAACAACGCCCTTCGTGTCCATGGCTGGAGAAAAAGTGGTCACCAG TGTGAAAACGATGCCACCCACTCCCAGTCCCTCTCCTGAGACGGACATCGAGGAAGACGAcatggaggaggaagaggaagaggtagTGGAGGAAGAAgccgaagaagaagaagaggaggaggaggaaggcaACGATGAAGAGGTGGCTGAGGTAGAGGAAGCTGAGGAGGAGGAAGCCGCAACGACAGTGAAAGACCAGGAAGACTACGAGTATCCCATCGACTCTCATTTCCAAGGCCAAGACTACATGGACAACTTCTACTACGACAAGAACCTCCAGACTGCCAAAGCCTCCACCCAACCTCAAACACGGATGGACAACC TGCCCACTCCTCGTCCTACAGATGGTGTGGATGTTTATTTTGAGATGCCGGGCGATGACAGTGAACATGCCAATTTCCTACGTGCCAAGTTGGACCTGGAGGAACGGCGAATGAAACGCATCAATGAG ATCATGAAGGAGTGGGCAGAGGCAGATAACCAGTCAAAGAACCTGCCCAAGTCAGACCGCCAGGCACTGAACGAG cACTTCCAGTCTGTTTTACAGACCCTTGAGGAGCAGGTAGCAGGTGAGAGGCAGAGGCTGGTGGAGACGCACCTGGCTCGCGTTGTTGCCACCCTGAATAACAACCGTAGACTGGCTCTGGAGAGCTATCTGAGCGCTGTGCAGAGCGACCCTCCACAG CCGGACCGTGTTCTTCAGGCTCTGAAGCGTTATATGGCCGCAGAGCAGAAGGACAGACGACACACTCTACGTCATTACCAGCACATTGAGTCTGCTGACCCCCAGAAAGCTGAGCAGATGAAGTTCCAG GTGTACACACACCTCCATGTGATCGAAGAGAGAATGAACCAGAGCCTGGCTCTGCTGTACAAGGTCCCCGGCCTGGCTGAGAAACTTCACGATGAGATCC AGGAGTTGGTGAGAACAGAGAGGGGGGACATCAGCGAGCTCATGACCACTTCCTTTTCTGAGACGCGCACTACTGAAGAGCTGCTTCCTGCCGAGAGCGAAGAAGAGCGAGATGACGAGGAGGAAGAAGACAGAGCTTTCCAGAATCGCCCCTACCCACCACGCATCG ACCCCCAGCCTAACGAAAAGAAAG TTTCATCAGTGGATGAGTATGACTACACCACCTC GAGAGGACCAACTTATGAATATGAGGAGAAG ATCAACACGTCTGTGGAGCTGAAGCAGGTGGTCTACAAGTCTCCAGGAATCCAGAGAGATGAGCTG CAGCCGGATGTTTTGGAGACGTTTAACCGTGGGGCAATGGTGGGGCTGCTGGTGGTTGCCGTGGCCATCGCAATGGTGATGGTCATCAGCTTGTTGTTAGTCCGCCGTAAGCCGTATGGAACCATCAGTCATGGCATAGTGGAG CAGGTCGACCCCATGCTGACCCCCGAGGAGAGACAGCTGAATAAGATGCAGAATCACGGCTATGAAAACCCCACTTACAAATTCTTCGAGCAAATGAACTGA